The sequence cattgttgttgtaaaaTCTTGACTCGTTCAGGAGGATGACTAACAAGACCAGATGTAAAGGCGAGTAGAGCGAGAGATGGACGTGACCTAGTTAGTTGTTTCCTCAGGCGCCTGACATGCCAGGCTAGGCCAGCTGCACCTGGCCAGCTGGACGACATTCCCAAACTATAGCGTCACGAGTGTCCAAAAACTAGGCCTCTCCTGACTTTTAACTTGAAAGAATACATCTGGTTTAAAAGGGGTAAATGATGTTCAATtttaatccccaagcagatctacggtgGCTAtaagactgtatccaactggcaaagggagtTTGAGTCGCCACCCAAACTCAGAGTctctttgccagttggatacggtcttataGTCACCGTaaatctacttggagattatttcAATTTCACAGTTCAACGTAGTTTCTGCTAGTatgtattcatcatcatcatcagtcgacgtttGTATTACTGTCCATGATACAGAAAATATGCTATAGCGGCGACCATTATCTTGTCTGGTATGCAGTAAATACGGTCCTATCTAAAGGAGTCTGATGAAGACTATGATTTATAGTTAGATCAAATATTAATGATATAGAGTTTCCGCGAACATGCCCTTGATCAATCCAGGCTGTAGTTACCCTTCCCAGCTTCTGTCTTGCCCGAGGATATGGGGCAAGTTGTGTCTGGGTTCACGGTGCGATATCCTCTAACTCTACAGATCTAACGAGATGGTAACGTTACTCTCTGACTGGCGCTTTCTTTCACCCTACAAGGCGTCATCTAGATAGCTCAATGTGCTATGGTGATGTTTGGATTGCCATAAACTTCGAACGTCGACAACGAAGACCGCATTGTAACGTCGACGTCCAACACAACTAGACCCTCTTCACTCTTGTTTCCATTTCATAGAAAAGGCATCTAGTCTCCTCCATACTTAGAACAAGTTCGCTCCAAGCCTACAAGTATGCATAACCTATGGACCTTCATGTTGGCAATGTGCTGTGACGGGTGTGGCACGAAATGTGTTACAGTTATAAATCTTTTCACCAGCCTCTACCACGGTGAAACACATGGTTTGGCTTTGCCGGGTGGAATGTCGTGCTCTCGGGACCTGCTACAACACCATACTGGTGGGAAACACGCTTATCGTACACTAATCAGTCAGGGTGAACATATCAGAACTGTGTAAAGCATTGGGAACAGACTTTCCCATGTGCTGACAAGAGGCCTTTTTGTGACAGTTGAATTACAGAACTTGAAAGTGCCAACATAACCCAGGGATTTCAACACTCCAGAGatttcaatctacatgtacgtgtacttgCATCTATTCTCCAGGCGGAGGTTTCGGTGGGGGTGGCTAGTAGGGgccacgatttttttcattggcCTCCCTCCAATGAATTTAAAGAAATCGCGGCCACTATCTTTGCTTGGACAATACTGGCATCTGCATTATAGTTATAGTTCTTATCGTAGACAGATCCAAACTGGGGCGCTCTGAGCAACAtccatacatatatttataacGTTTCACTCTACATTTTCTGCAGGATAAAAATGCAGCGTTGGTTGGTTCTACTTCTGGCCCTGTGCCTAGCAGCCGTTCACGTTTCCGTAGCCCAGTCGCCTGTCCCGGCGGAGGGAGGGAGCCCTCCCGAGGCGCCCCAGTCCCCCGAGGCGCCGGCGGCTGAGGACGTGGAGGGCACGGACGCGGAGGAAGATGTCGGTGACGCAGGCACAGACGCACCTGACGACGGCACAGATGCACCAGGTGCGGTACAATTGAAACACGGTGGCCCAAAACTGACCTTCACCTTCTAAGCTTCGTCTTCCCAAAACCGCATACCGGCAATATATTTCttaccacaaatatccggaaacacacacagacaaatacacagccagacacgcccaaaacaatagctccatttttcatagaggtaAAAATGAAATGTGAAACCTAAAGGGACCTGGAGTAAAACTTTTAGGCTAGGTTAAAAAGTCTTTAGGCTAAGATAAGATACCTTTTTAGGCTAAGATAGCATTTTAGGATTAGCATTCTGACGAATCTTTGTCACTCTTTGAACACAGGTGAGGGCACGGCCGCACCCATGGCCCCTACGACAGCAGCACCAGAACCAGAGGAGACCACGCCCGCTGCTGGCTGTGCCGCCATCGTAGCGAACTCCCTCCTGGTCTTCAGCACCGCCGCTCTTCTACTCACCAGgcagtgatgacgtcacgggAGACTCAAGATGTGACTGCATGGTGAATTTGGTGCTATCCCGTCGTGCCTTAGGCGCTTGTGTTCTGCTCAGAACATGGAATGATGTACAAAGTTGCGAATGACGGCTGTGCCAATGATTTGGGCTCTGGTGTCGGGAGTCGGTGCAATTTATTTCTGTGCGACAGAGTCCGATGATTCCATTTCCGTTAAGCTTTAAACTATAAGTGTGAGCGAACGAAGTTTGCACTTATTTATTGTGCCAAATGCAGAGATTAGAGTTAGCATGTTGCAACTGAAATATTACATGTGTGCTGGTACTACTGCCTCCAAAAAGCTGGCTCATATATAGAAGTACGTTAGCCCGGTAAAAAGGCTCTGAACAATCCGTTCTCGTAGCAGTGTTAAACGTTACCTGGGCACATATATCGAAAGTTCATGTTGAAGCTTAAGGAAAGACACGGTTGTACAGAAGCCTTTTTACCTGTTCAAACACATATCCTGTACGTGGTGGGAGGTTGTTAGAAGGCCGAGTATGACTCCCCCTACCCGGGAAGCGAAGCTGACATGACCTCCCGGGGGGTGGGGACGATCGGCCTTTAACAACACCGCAACAAAACGTAAACGGTCCAAACGCTATGAACGACGCAAGTATGTTTTAGCTTGTTCGTTTCAAATGTTTATACTATGTATTTTGACATAAATAAACAGCCCGATAGAGGGAAAACATTCTATGTCAGTTTCTGAGTCGataagtttgtgtttttttgatTCTATGTGaaaacattgtacagtaatagGCATGTGGTaaatatattgattgatatacGGAAATTTGCCGAAGAAAAGTTATTAGTACACGGCGACATACAGAGATCAAAACTTATACTAACATTGAAGCAACGCTTGCATTGGCTTGAAGAATTCAAGAAGCTAGGCCCTGTAATGTGTTTGCCAATTTGCACAAATTCCAGTCACAGAGTACTGGTCTTCCAGACATAAACAAGGCGTGATTCGAATGTCCCTGGCTGACTCCTTGCGGCTGCTGTAATAAGTTATAGTGTCTCAGAAATTTAGGCTAAGCAGTGGCTGGGCCAGCTCTCTCACAACAACCTGAACTTCAAAGCCACTGGAAAGGTTCAAAGCCGATCAGCACAAACATCCATTCCTCTCCAAATTAGGAACTGGACAGCTTCCAACGACACACAATGACTAGTAAATGTCAATGACATCTGTACTGACTACAATCCAAGTTGCTATGGAGACCGTTATAGAGGGTAATGCTTACAGTGGGGAACTCCGCTTGTTTGTCGCTCAGTAGTGCCCATCTCGGCAGTGCTGCTAGTGTGTTTCTGAAATTGCACATTTGGCCAACGGTCAAGTTGTAGTTAGCTGTAAGGGTACAGCGAACCGTAAAGATCGGGGATCCGACAAATACCATACAAATAGCCTTGTTATGTTGGAAAGAGTTCGAAGTTGTTGACATATTTGAAACGAGAGGTCGCTAACCGCTCGCAACCGCAACGGTTTAAGAGCCTACCAGCGATCTCAGCTACACTATCCGGTTACAGTTAGTGGACAACTTCGGGTTTTAATGAAGCCGGACTTGTACCAAAATAGCCTGTATGTCCTTATGAAGGGGGCACTGGGAGACAGTGTCAACAGGTCATCATGTCTTCTATAGTTGTCGTGAAAGAAATGGACGTGTTTTTGGAGAGTGGAAATACCCTGGTTTCAAATTCATTTCAATTGAACACTCCTGGAACGCAACATGTTAGACTGGTTATGCCTTGACAAATGAgtaattgttttgatattgactaaCTACAAACAAGCGTAAAACGTTTACGGAAAATCTGCTTGTTATTTTAGGGACTGTAACGACAACTTGAATTTGAACAGGATATCATCCGTTTACATGAAGTTTCACCAGTGCTCATGAGTGCTGTGTGCATTCCCTCCCACTGACGTCAGTCACAAACAATCAGCTGTCTGTCAAGTGCACTGAATACAGGGATCTACCGGAATAAACGTGCCTGTTTACTTGTTCCCTTAGTATTAAGTAGCAGTAACGTCCGCGAACTGCATTAATGGTTTACTAGTAGTACACAGCATCTTATCGATAATTCTATTTTCGtgccacaacaaacaaaaaacaaatcagaGAAGTGACGTTTTATTGCATCCTTCTTTGTCGCCAATTGTGATCATGTACAAACGCTACTCGACAAAGGCAATGCCAATGCACAACACTAAATATACATAACTCTGAGTACGTAGACATGGACAAATAATATGTGTATTTATAGTATATACCGGTAACGTATTCAAATCTATGTACActgatgtttaccttcacatactATACATGGATAATGATGGCGGAGATATTTCTATTCCCCTACCCTTTCTGTTATTGTTGATAGGCTGTTAGATTGTGCCGCTATCTGTACTAAACTACTATTTTTCCTGGCCTCTCCTTCCTTTTCACTGTTTCCGGCTTCCTCCTCCATTTTGTGTTTGGAAGAGAGTCTTTTCAGTTTCCCTCTGGCCTCAGCTTCCAGCTCTCGACGACTTCTTGAAACGACGGCGCTTCTCAAGGATCCGCGCGCCTTGGATGGAGACATGTCCTCTACAGACGCCCCCACCTTTCCCGTGCTCTCTTCTGTTACTGTACCGGAGGCGCTGGTTACTGTGCCCGCGGTGTTTGTGAGGGACGTACCGTCGGGGTCGGTTCTACCTTCGGGCAGCCTGAGGAGGATGGTGGAACAACAGGCTATGCCAGTCCCGCGGTTGGGATATGACGCTACTGTGATCCACTCGTCTGTACCAACATCGTAACATTCCACATGGTCTACGATCTTGTTGGAGCTCCAGTCATAACCACCTGTATAACGGAAATgtgaagtttgtttgtttgtttgtttgtttgtttattcaggaAATTCATTAGTGATAATCATCATAGTTACTATCTTTCCTGGAGTCCTATTCTTTTTGAAAATCTACGACATTCTAGCTCACCGACAACGTATATCTTCCCGTCCAGGGTCGCACAGCCGGCCTCGCTCCGGGGTACGGACATGGGGGCCAGTCTTGTCCACTGGTCAAGGTTGGGGTTGTAACTGTCCACTACGTCAACCCCCACCACGGTATGACCTTTAAAGAAAGTGgaagaaaagtgaaagtgatctcgaaccattttcgctcaatgaagagctattcttccgctgatcgtgacagagaagacaaacacTATATACTGTACTATAAAATAGTGTATACTTCTTTGATATATAGTACTATAGACCCTGAGACTAGATATTTCCAATATTGACTTCTCCATAAATTTTTGCCCACTAATCGATTATTATATATTTGGAAACTAATAGACAACCCTTTATGCTCCTTCTGTCATCTAGAGGAAGAAACATACATTCATGTCTTCTGGGATTGCCCGCAGTTGATAAAATTTTGGGATGACATTAAATTTTGGTTTTATGAGAAAATAGGTCAActtttaaacttaaatgcatttaatatcatatttggAAATTTATCTCAGGGGGTCCCtgttatatgtaatgttataatcTTGTTAGCCAAAACCTATATATACAAAAGGAGAAAGGCTGGTCATTTAAGTTTAAATTCCTTTACCAAATATGTTAACTTTTTTCAACAAGCAGAATATTTGATTGCAGCAAGAAGGGGAAAACTGGAAAAGCACAGGGGGAAATTGGGGACTTTATGTTtacaataagttattttcagttgtgtttcagtttttcaaatgacactattatctatgttttgattgaaattatgttattgaatggataaagttttcttttgtatatgaCACTTGTTACTGGACGgagaaagttttgttttatatgaCACTGTTTCTATATGACAAGTTAtggtttttttgttgttgttgtagttgacATGAATTACTGACGTCAGTTTGTATATGACACTTATTTATGTTACTGAACTACtgactgtgttgtttatgtttctGGATggaaaataaatgataaaaaaaaacactatatacagtatttacaggtccaTTGTACCAGGGAGATTCCCTTAGCTTTTTTCGACAAGCAAAATGAAACACGGCTTTACGTCCCGTcataaggactgcaaccctttccagtaacgtgcatgtcgggtgagtgacacagccgggattcaaactctgGGCTTCTTGGTACAGACTACAGAGACACTAACCTTTAACCACTGTCACACCTCCCACCAGGTAAAGCCGTCCTCCTACAGGCTGCAATGACGCTGAGAAGCGACTGGTGAGTAGGGGGCGCTTCTGTTCCCAGTGGTTGGTGAGGGGGTTGTAACGTTCCAGCTTGTTGGAGATTCTGTTGTGACCTGAACTCACAAAAACATCACGTATATGGATGAATGATGAATAGTGAACCTCCATCTCGCAAGAAAAGCTCAGCTATATTTTAAGGGAATTCCAAAAGGGACGTACAGTTCATACAGAAGTTGTAATTATGTTTCAAGAGAACGTGTTCACTAGTTCGTTGAATTCTTGGTTGGAAAATTACTTTGCCATCGATAGACTACAACATGACCAAATCTCGTGCAcagcaacaaagaaaacaagactGGTATGTCTCAATGACTGTCAATGTCAGAGGAAGGATAAGCGCATTACCTGACCCTCCCATGGCGTACAGGCGACGGTTGTGCGTTGCCACGGCAACCTGTCTCCGCGGAGTGCTGATGGGAGCCACGTCCTCCCATTGGTCCACCTGAGGGTTGTACCGCTCCACGTTACACAGGCTCTCCTCGTTACTGACCCTGCCGCCTATAACATACAGGTGTAGTGCATACAGTTAGACAGCCTCTCATTGACTGACCCTCGCAACGTTGACGTACAAATAATATTTCATAGGACAGACACACCGTCGTTAGATTGACTCTCCTCCTTACTATTACTAACCTGAAACACACAGGTGTGCAGTCCGTTATAATAAGGGCAGGTACTAGCGTTATACACACAGGTCTACGTATACTTGTCGTCAAATGGACGACCACATTAGCATGGATGTTTTATTTGAACAGAGCTAGCTGGGTGTTGgttgaaaacaaactttttgcCTATTAAAACTATATGATTTGCCCTCTTCACTCATGAAAACAATGCCATTAGCGACTCTTTTACATAGCTAGTTTGGTAGGTTTAGTAGCTCGGTATCGGTGTAACTCGAATACCATTGACATGCCACGTCGCCCTGCCCATGACCTGAACACGTGAACTATGACACAGAGTCCCGCCCAAAACCTGTTTTCTCCTTTCGTGAGCAAGTGGGACAAGATTCCCCACGAGCCAGGTCTATTGATTCAGTTGGAAAGATCAGACGG comes from Branchiostoma lanceolatum isolate klBraLanc5 chromosome 2, klBraLanc5.hap2, whole genome shotgun sequence and encodes:
- the LOC136428066 gene encoding skin secretory protein xP2-like codes for the protein MQRWLVLLLALCLAAVHVSVAQSPVPAEGGSPPEAPQSPEAPAAEDVEGTDAEEDVGDAGTDAPDDGTDAPGEGTAAPMAPTTAAPEPEETTPAAGCAAIVANSLLVFSTAALLLTRQ